One genomic segment of Terrihabitans soli includes these proteins:
- a CDS encoding response regulator transcription factor: MRVLVVEDDPDLNRQLKAALTDAGYAVDAALDGEEGHFLGSTEPYDAVVLDIGLPKMDGLRVLEEWRRGGRRFPVLLLTARDRWSDKVQGFDAGADDYVPKPFHMEEILARLRALVRRAAGHTTSELACGTVRLDTRTGRVSVDGNPVKLTSHEYRLLSYLMHHQGRVVSRTELVEHLYDQDFDRDSNTVEVFVGRIRKKLGVDLIQTVRGLGYVAMPPETKA; this comes from the coding sequence ATGCGCGTGCTTGTCGTCGAAGACGATCCCGATCTCAACCGCCAGCTCAAAGCGGCGCTGACCGATGCCGGCTATGCCGTCGATGCCGCGCTCGACGGCGAGGAGGGGCACTTTCTCGGCTCGACCGAACCTTATGACGCGGTCGTCCTCGATATCGGCCTGCCGAAAATGGACGGACTGCGCGTGCTTGAAGAATGGCGGCGCGGCGGACGGCGTTTTCCGGTGCTCTTGCTGACGGCGCGCGACCGCTGGAGCGACAAGGTGCAGGGCTTCGATGCCGGCGCCGACGATTACGTTCCGAAACCCTTCCATATGGAAGAGATTCTGGCGCGTCTGCGGGCGCTTGTGCGGCGCGCCGCCGGCCACACGACGAGCGAACTTGCCTGCGGCACCGTGCGGCTCGACACGCGCACCGGCCGCGTCTCGGTCGACGGCAATCCCGTGAAGCTGACCTCGCACGAATACCGGCTGCTGTCTTACCTGATGCATCATCAGGGCCGCGTCGTCTCGCGCACCGAACTTGTCGAACATTTGTACGATCAGGATTTCGATCGCGACTCGAACACGGTCGAAGTCTTTGTCGGCCGCATCCGCAAGAAACTCGGCGTCGATCTCATCCAGACGGTGCGCGGTCTCGGCTATGTGGCAATGCCGCCCGAAACGAAAGCCTGA
- a CDS encoding YcgN family cysteine cluster protein — MARGKYWQVKTLEEMSRLEWEGLCDGCARCCLVKLEDEDTGEIHYTDVGCTLLDGATCQCRDYKNRQKKVADCVRLTPKTVRNLNWLPPTCAYRLLSEGEDLPDWHPLVSGDPESVHRAGISVRKRISASEDDLDPEQIVERIVRWPNRWPRRKRR; from the coding sequence ATGGCGCGCGGCAAATACTGGCAGGTAAAAACCCTCGAGGAGATGTCACGCCTCGAATGGGAAGGGCTGTGCGATGGTTGTGCGCGCTGCTGCCTGGTCAAGCTCGAGGACGAGGACACGGGCGAGATCCACTACACCGATGTCGGCTGCACGCTGCTCGACGGCGCAACATGCCAGTGCCGCGACTACAAGAACCGGCAGAAGAAGGTTGCCGACTGCGTCCGCCTGACGCCGAAAACGGTGAGGAATCTGAATTGGTTGCCGCCGACCTGCGCGTATCGTCTGCTGTCGGAGGGAGAGGACCTGCCGGATTGGCATCCCCTGGTGAGCGGCGATCCGGAAAGCGTGCACCGCGCCGGAATTTCGGTCCGCAAACGCATTTCGGCCAGCGAGGACGATCTGGATCCAGAGCAAATCGTGGAGCGGATCGTTCGCTGGCCGAATAGGTGGCCGCGGCGCAAGCGCCGCTAG
- a CDS encoding peptidoglycan-binding domain-containing protein, whose protein sequence is MAKKKTASRRRRTPVYEESGFNLKMPAIVRERPLDSFALFLAATVALAIGVNALFLQSAATIRREAPMAAPAPRPVAAPIAAAPTAPQPAATQEDPNMLVREVQAELSRRGLYDGPADGVFGPKTEAAIFDFEIGAGLKPTGRPNPQVLAAMRASNQPSIVASPRVAAVQRALEQLKFGPVKADGVFGEATRAGIRRFEASRGLPQKGEITPALMRQLSIATGTEIN, encoded by the coding sequence ATGGCGAAGAAGAAGACCGCATCCCGCCGCCGCCGCACTCCGGTCTACGAAGAGTCCGGCTTCAATCTGAAAATGCCGGCGATTGTCCGCGAGCGTCCGCTCGACAGTTTCGCGCTGTTCCTGGCCGCCACAGTCGCGCTGGCGATCGGCGTCAATGCGCTGTTCCTGCAAAGCGCGGCCACCATCCGGCGCGAAGCGCCCATGGCGGCTCCCGCCCCACGTCCCGTCGCAGCTCCCATAGCCGCTGCGCCGACAGCGCCGCAGCCGGCCGCGACCCAGGAAGATCCGAACATGCTAGTGCGCGAGGTTCAGGCCGAACTGTCGCGCCGCGGTCTTTATGACGGTCCAGCCGACGGGGTTTTCGGCCCGAAAACGGAAGCGGCGATTTTCGATTTTGAGATCGGCGCGGGGCTTAAACCCACGGGCCGCCCCAATCCGCAGGTGCTGGCCGCCATGCGCGCCAGCAATCAGCCGTCGATCGTGGCCTCGCCGCGCGTCGCTGCGGTGCAGCGGGCGCTCGAACAGCTGAAATTCGGCCCGGTGAAAGCCGATGGCGTATTCGGCGAAGCAACGCGTGCGGGAATCCGCCGTTTCGAAGCGAGCCGCGGCCTGCCGCAGAAGGGCGAGATCACGCCCGCTCTGATGCGCCAGCTCTCCATCGCAACCGGCACCGAGATCAATTGA
- a CDS encoding DUF1491 family protein, which translates to MRLTSSMWVAAYVRRCHVEGAYAVVTRRGSPEAGAVFVVLDRLDGTRTLFSQAPQALIPDGEVRDRLFIALDNVADAEAVKARMEREIKFDPDLWIVDVEDRNGRHFLELA; encoded by the coding sequence ATGCGTCTGACATCTTCCATGTGGGTGGCCGCCTATGTCAGGCGATGCCATGTCGAGGGCGCCTATGCGGTCGTCACGCGCCGCGGCTCGCCCGAGGCGGGCGCGGTCTTTGTCGTGCTCGACAGGCTCGATGGAACGCGCACCCTCTTCAGCCAGGCGCCGCAGGCTCTGATCCCCGACGGGGAGGTGCGCGACCGTCTCTTCATTGCTCTCGACAATGTTGCGGACGCCGAGGCCGTGAAGGCGCGCATGGAGCGCGAGATCAAATTCGATCCCGACCTGTGGATCGTCGATGTCGAGGACCGCAACGGGCGGCATTTCCTCGAACTCGCCTGA
- a CDS encoding DUF1214 domain-containing protein, protein MRLIINLIVICMIAAGVGLGLTFLAVRHPLALDVIQDGAWEAIANEGGPDVDAYALAALAHRGEAPLSIADGLTFRASEDEDGNPLSGACSYVISGALPPVRVWSLSAFDRDGRPFPNPAGRYGYSNADAMRDSDGAIRIALSAEAQPGDWIPVASDAPKIMLELRLYDTTAAAISGGRSAPELPAIKRTGCRS, encoded by the coding sequence GTGCGCCTGATCATCAATCTCATCGTCATCTGCATGATCGCGGCGGGCGTCGGCCTCGGGCTCACTTTCCTTGCGGTGCGCCATCCCTTGGCGCTCGACGTCATTCAGGACGGTGCGTGGGAAGCGATCGCCAATGAAGGCGGCCCGGATGTCGATGCCTATGCGCTGGCGGCGCTGGCCCATCGCGGCGAGGCGCCGCTGTCCATCGCCGACGGCCTTACCTTCCGGGCCAGCGAAGACGAGGACGGCAACCCGCTCTCGGGCGCGTGTTCCTACGTCATCTCCGGAGCGCTGCCGCCGGTGCGCGTGTGGTCGCTCTCGGCCTTCGACCGCGACGGCCGCCCCTTCCCGAACCCGGCCGGCCGCTACGGCTATTCGAATGCGGATGCGATGCGCGATAGCGATGGCGCCATCCGCATCGCACTATCCGCCGAAGCGCAGCCCGGCGACTGGATCCCCGTCGCAAGCGATGCGCCGAAGATCATGCTCGAACTGCGCCTGTACGACACGACGGCCGCCGCGATTTCCGGCGGCCGCAGCGCGCCTGAACTGCCGGCGATCAAACGCACGGGATGCCGGTCATGA
- a CDS encoding DUF2336 domain-containing protein, translating to MTDSNFRLLGLQRLVSEHGLDVQATVLRVATDLFCQSRTHAPADIARYTDLALALLDQVDAATRNAVADKLSRLPNAPEKVLKRLLDDNDIAVSSAVLAHSPALKLENLTAFLAQCGAGEAAAVARRTDIDADTVRTLTGHASILVTEALLENHALSFDASSAALLIARAAKEPSLTKIIFGHPGFHAADFAPLYPRAPDAVRTDIRLALAERAPRVMPPVLFEAVSALNEAVTALDRERIAAALVKALRLDPAGIGRVLEDETGEVFVMALAAAGIKRPLAINLLLVLAPKSVRLSVERIFAAADIHETTSRRVAREIVSAVAGERRTGTQASFEPFMHPSGTPMRSGAARRALTKPQQATRRPDIIGKA from the coding sequence GTGACCGACAGCAATTTCCGCCTTCTCGGGCTTCAGAGACTGGTTTCCGAGCATGGACTTGATGTCCAGGCGACGGTGCTGCGCGTCGCCACCGATCTTTTCTGCCAGTCGCGCACACATGCGCCGGCCGATATCGCCCGCTACACCGATCTTGCGCTGGCGCTCCTCGACCAGGTGGATGCTGCAACGCGCAATGCCGTTGCCGACAAGCTGTCGCGCCTGCCCAACGCGCCCGAGAAAGTCCTCAAGCGCCTCCTCGACGACAATGACATTGCAGTTTCAAGCGCCGTGCTCGCCCATTCGCCGGCGCTGAAGCTCGAAAATCTCACCGCCTTCCTCGCCCAGTGCGGCGCCGGAGAAGCGGCTGCCGTCGCCCGCCGGACGGATATCGATGCGGATACCGTCCGCACCCTTACCGGCCATGCCAGCATTCTCGTCACCGAGGCGCTTCTCGAAAACCACGCTTTGTCTTTCGATGCGTCATCCGCCGCCCTTCTGATCGCGCGCGCCGCGAAAGAGCCTTCGCTGACGAAGATCATCTTCGGCCATCCGGGATTTCATGCCGCCGATTTCGCGCCACTCTACCCGCGGGCGCCCGATGCTGTGCGCACGGATATCCGTTTAGCCCTCGCCGAGCGCGCGCCGCGCGTTATGCCGCCGGTGCTGTTCGAGGCCGTCTCGGCGCTGAATGAGGCCGTCACGGCGCTTGACCGCGAACGCATCGCCGCCGCGCTCGTCAAAGCCCTGCGCCTCGATCCTGCGGGTATCGGCCGCGTTCTGGAAGACGAGACGGGCGAAGTCTTCGTCATGGCGCTGGCGGCTGCCGGCATCAAGCGTCCGCTCGCGATCAATCTTCTTCTGGTGCTTGCGCCGAAAAGCGTGCGACTGTCGGTCGAGCGCATCTTCGCCGCTGCCGATATCCATGAAACCACATCGCGGCGCGTTGCCCGCGAGATCGTCTCGGCTGTGGCCGGCGAACGCCGCACCGGGACTCAGGCGAGCTTTGAGCCCTTCATGCATCCCTCGGGAACGCCTATGCGCTCGGGCGCTGCGCGCCGCGCGCTCACCAAACCGCAGCAGGCAACGCGCCGTCCCGATATCATCGGCAAAGCCTGA
- a CDS encoding transglycosylase domain-containing protein, which yields MAADSAIDAGVYEAGSVFGRIWGRFVGFSQDLKLRSWRRALAEVCSEGLTWGALGAVGMLALAQPAFHATEEDWRDRVDLAVTFEDRTGVEIGRRGILQTDAVSLSEIPDHMKKAAMAIEDRRFYQHFGIDVLGTFRAVVENARANTVVQGGSSLTQQLAKNLFLSNERTLERKVKEAFLAFWLESNLTKDEILKLYLDRAYLGGGTFGVEAAAQFYFNKSARQLTLAESAMLAGMFKAPTKFAPHLNLSAARARANVVLDALVESGFMTEGQVHAARLNPATPVNRLRDGTPDYYLDWAFSEVKKLADEDKLKGVRSVIVKTPFDSTVQKKAEEAVDNNLRQYGAQYGVKQAALVVMEPLGAVHAMVGGRDYGASQFNRASDAERQPGSSFKVYVYTTAMMNGYTPNSIVTDGPITIGNWSPQNYSHGYAGPTTLMNALTRSYNTVPVRLGRALGLEKVVQTAVNMGVRTPLRINKALALGTSEVTVLDQAAGYSTLANGGFKTVPYAAVEIRDNLGNILWSHERDAPQPQRVVPPQAVGDMNKILVNVVENGTGRRAILPGLTVGGKTGTSQDYRDAWFIGFTGDLTCAVWFGNDDFTGTRNMTGGSLPAMTFHDVMTIAQAGIEPKPIPGIAPRGGGAATPVAASNPNEPDSAAQAGRLPRRASVVLDEIHTLMMRAAGATAGVAPERRASAVPSEGPVTSSMFVGRGLN from the coding sequence TTGGCGGCCGATTCCGCCATCGATGCTGGCGTCTATGAAGCCGGTTCCGTCTTCGGCCGCATCTGGGGCCGCTTTGTCGGCTTCTCGCAGGATCTGAAGCTGCGGTCTTGGCGCCGCGCACTCGCGGAAGTGTGTTCGGAAGGTCTCACTTGGGGCGCGCTCGGCGCAGTCGGCATGCTCGCGCTGGCCCAGCCCGCATTCCACGCCACCGAAGAAGACTGGCGCGACCGTGTAGATCTCGCGGTGACATTCGAAGATCGCACCGGCGTCGAGATCGGCCGCCGCGGCATCCTGCAGACCGACGCCGTTTCGCTGTCCGAAATCCCAGACCATATGAAGAAGGCGGCGATGGCAATCGAAGACCGCCGCTTCTATCAGCATTTCGGCATCGACGTGCTCGGCACCTTCCGCGCCGTCGTCGAAAACGCGCGCGCCAACACCGTCGTGCAGGGCGGCTCGTCGCTGACGCAGCAGCTGGCCAAAAATCTGTTTCTCTCGAACGAGCGCACGCTCGAACGCAAAGTCAAAGAGGCCTTCCTCGCGTTCTGGCTCGAGTCGAACCTGACCAAGGACGAGATTCTGAAGCTCTATCTCGACCGCGCCTATCTCGGCGGCGGCACGTTCGGCGTCGAAGCTGCGGCGCAGTTCTATTTCAACAAGTCGGCGCGCCAGCTGACGCTCGCGGAATCGGCGATGCTCGCCGGCATGTTCAAGGCGCCGACGAAGTTTGCGCCTCATCTCAACCTGTCGGCAGCGCGCGCCCGCGCCAATGTCGTGCTCGATGCGCTGGTCGAGTCAGGCTTCATGACCGAAGGCCAGGTCCATGCCGCGCGCCTCAACCCGGCAACGCCCGTCAATCGCCTGCGCGACGGTACGCCTGATTATTATCTCGACTGGGCATTCTCGGAAGTGAAGAAGCTTGCCGACGAGGACAAGCTTAAAGGCGTCCGCTCGGTCATCGTCAAAACGCCCTTCGATTCCACCGTGCAGAAAAAGGCCGAAGAAGCCGTCGACAACAATCTGCGCCAGTACGGCGCTCAATACGGCGTCAAACAGGCAGCGCTCGTCGTCATGGAGCCGCTCGGCGCGGTGCATGCGATGGTCGGCGGCCGCGATTACGGCGCAAGCCAGTTCAACCGCGCGAGCGACGCCGAACGCCAGCCAGGCTCCTCGTTCAAGGTCTATGTCTACACGACGGCGATGATGAACGGTTACACGCCGAACTCGATCGTCACCGACGGCCCCATCACCATCGGAAACTGGTCGCCGCAGAACTACAGCCACGGCTATGCCGGTCCCACCACGCTGATGAACGCGCTGACGCGCTCCTACAACACCGTTCCGGTGCGGCTCGGCCGCGCGCTCGGGCTTGAGAAAGTGGTTCAGACGGCCGTCAATATGGGCGTGCGCACGCCGCTGCGCATCAACAAGGCGCTGGCGCTCGGCACCTCGGAAGTCACGGTGCTCGATCAGGCGGCGGGCTATTCGACACTCGCCAATGGCGGCTTCAAGACCGTGCCCTACGCCGCCGTCGAGATTCGCGACAATCTCGGCAATATCCTGTGGTCGCATGAGCGCGATGCGCCCCAGCCTCAGCGGGTGGTCCCGCCGCAGGCCGTCGGCGACATGAACAAGATTCTCGTCAACGTCGTCGAGAACGGCACGGGCCGCAGAGCCATCCTTCCCGGCCTCACCGTCGGCGGCAAAACCGGCACCAGCCAGGATTATCGCGACGCGTGGTTCATCGGCTTCACCGGCGATCTCACCTGCGCAGTCTGGTTCGGCAATGACGATTTTACCGGCACCCGCAACATGACCGGCGGCTCGCTGCCCGCGATGACCTTCCATGACGTGATGACGATCGCGCAGGCCGGTATCGAGCCGAAGCCCATTCCCGGCATCGCGCCGCGCGGCGGCGGCGCAGCAACGCCGGTTGCCGCTTCAAACCCCAACGAGCCCGACAGCGCCGCCCAGGCCGGCCGCCTGCCGCGCCGCGCGTCTGTCGTTCTCGACGAAATCCATACGCTGATGATGCGCGCAGCCGGCGCGACGGCCGGGGTGGCGCCCGAGCGGCGCGCTTCGGCGGTCCCCAGCGAGGGTCCTGTCACCTCCTCGATGTTCGTCGGGCGCGGCCTGAACTGA
- a CDS encoding glycine zipper 2TM domain-containing protein — protein sequence MIFRHVLVIAFTAASVAGCTTTSGGSSRQSTGTAVGAVAGGILGAALGPRGGGRIATGVIGAVAGGMIGNAIGKSLDDKARREAELAEYRALEGGAPGAPVAWKSDRYYGTVTPGPDYERQGYARCREYAHTIYIDGRPETAKGVACRQSDGTWAPV from the coding sequence ATGATTTTCAGACATGTGCTCGTAATCGCTTTTACGGCGGCGAGCGTTGCCGGCTGCACGACGACAAGCGGCGGCTCAAGCCGCCAATCGACGGGCACTGCGGTCGGTGCGGTGGCCGGCGGTATTCTCGGCGCGGCGCTCGGCCCGCGCGGCGGCGGCCGTATCGCCACCGGCGTCATTGGCGCGGTGGCGGGCGGCATGATCGGCAATGCGATCGGTAAATCGCTCGACGATAAAGCGCGTCGCGAGGCGGAACTTGCGGAATACCGCGCCCTCGAAGGCGGCGCTCCGGGCGCTCCTGTCGCCTGGAAGTCGGACCGCTATTACGGCACGGTCACGCCGGGTCCCGATTATGAGCGCCAGGGTTATGCGCGCTGCCGCGAATACGCCCACACGATCTATATCGATGGCCGCCCGGAAACGGCGAAGGGCGTTGCCTGCCGCCAGTCGGACGGCACCTGGGCGCCTGTCTAA
- a CDS encoding PepSY domain-containing protein has product MFRYLSLGGLVPAAVLTALSLSGPASSQDYPADGCLPRREAIATVLNGRAIPLRHIRGTAEQAARGEMINAELCYRGGQLVYVVTVLSVTGKVVYVSLNATNGQVIGTR; this is encoded by the coding sequence ATGTTCCGGTATCTCTCCCTCGGCGGTCTTGTCCCTGCAGCGGTCCTGACGGCGCTTTCGCTGTCCGGGCCGGCGTCCTCGCAGGATTACCCGGCCGACGGCTGCTTGCCGCGCCGCGAAGCAATCGCCACCGTTCTCAACGGACGGGCGATTCCGTTGCGCCATATCCGCGGCACCGCCGAACAGGCGGCGCGCGGTGAGATGATCAATGCCGAACTCTGCTATCGCGGCGGCCAGCTGGTCTATGTCGTGACGGTGCTGAGCGTCACCGGCAAGGTCGTGTATGTGTCGCTCAACGCCACGAACGGCCAAGTCATAGGGACCCGCTGA
- a CDS encoding ATP-binding protein, producing MGLSLASRLLLSAALWTAAVLTVAGFALSSYYQGLVERGFDQRLHVYLKALVADLASNSNLDKIEFTVGEPRFELPLSGWYWQIGKMENNATNVLRTSPSLFDRNLPFLIDTDPEKDVTATRDTYTTGPDEENLRQVERIIQVGDQRFVVAVAGESSEIAEEVGAFRSDLIITFILLGLGLVATAAIQVLFGLRPLSHISQQIAAIRAGKSERLEGAVPREIAPLARELNGLLDSNREVIARARTHAGNLAHALKTPLSVIVNEANASTDPMAEKVIEQADIMRHQIDHHLDRARVSAGIAVVGAVTEAKPVVEALVRAMEKVHRGRDIRIETAADDVNFRGEQQDLEEMVGNLLDNACKWAAGRVLVSITAEGKKKDAEPSHLQIIVDDDGPGLGEKQREAALRRGRRLDETKPGSGLGLAIVSDLATLYGGSLSLGDAPLGGLRAELKLPEAI from the coding sequence ATGGGCCTGTCGCTTGCCTCGCGCCTTCTTCTGTCCGCCGCACTCTGGACGGCGGCGGTGCTCACCGTCGCAGGGTTTGCGCTCTCATCCTATTATCAGGGGCTTGTCGAGCGCGGCTTCGATCAGCGCCTGCATGTCTATCTGAAAGCCCTTGTCGCCGATCTCGCCAGCAATTCAAATCTCGACAAGATCGAGTTCACGGTCGGCGAGCCGCGTTTCGAACTGCCGCTGTCGGGCTGGTACTGGCAGATCGGAAAGATGGAAAACAACGCAACGAACGTTCTCCGCACATCGCCGAGCCTGTTTGACCGCAATCTTCCGTTTCTGATCGATACCGACCCCGAGAAAGACGTCACCGCAACGCGCGACACCTATACGACCGGTCCGGACGAAGAAAATCTGCGGCAGGTCGAGCGCATCATCCAGGTCGGCGATCAGCGTTTCGTCGTCGCGGTGGCAGGTGAATCGAGCGAGATCGCGGAAGAGGTCGGCGCGTTCCGATCCGATCTCATCATTACCTTCATTCTGCTCGGCCTCGGACTTGTTGCGACGGCCGCCATCCAGGTTCTGTTCGGTCTTCGGCCCCTCAGCCATATCTCGCAGCAGATCGCTGCGATCCGCGCCGGCAAGAGCGAGCGGCTTGAGGGCGCGGTGCCGCGTGAAATCGCGCCGCTGGCGCGCGAACTCAACGGGCTTCTGGATTCGAACCGCGAAGTGATTGCACGTGCCCGCACCCATGCCGGAAATCTTGCCCATGCGCTGAAGACGCCGCTGTCCGTTATCGTCAACGAGGCCAATGCCTCGACCGATCCGATGGCCGAGAAAGTGATCGAGCAGGCGGACATCATGCGCCATCAGATCGACCATCATCTCGACCGGGCGCGCGTCTCAGCCGGCATCGCCGTCGTCGGCGCCGTGACGGAGGCAAAGCCTGTCGTCGAAGCCTTGGTACGGGCGATGGAGAAAGTGCATCGCGGCCGCGACATCCGCATTGAAACTGCGGCGGACGATGTCAATTTCCGCGGCGAGCAGCAGGATCTCGAAGAAATGGTCGGCAATCTTCTCGACAATGCCTGCAAATGGGCGGCGGGACGGGTTCTGGTGTCGATCACCGCCGAGGGCAAAAAGAAAGATGCCGAGCCTTCGCACCTGCAGATCATCGTCGACGATGATGGGCCGGGACTCGGTGAAAAGCAGCGCGAGGCGGCGCTCAGGCGCGGCCGCAGACTGGATGAGACCAAGCCGGGCTCCGGCCTCGGGCTTGCTATCGTCTCCGATCTTGCAACGCTGTATGGCGGCTCGCTGTCGCTCGGCGATGCGCCTTTGGGTGGATTAAGGGCGGAACTGAAGCTTCCGGAAGCGATATGA